From Fulvivirga lutea:
ACTATTTGTTGTCAATGGAAACATCCAGACAGGTTTACAGTGAGAGCATGTTTGAGCATTGGGGCAATATTTGGGTCTACAACTATGTGAAGCTAAATGAAGGTGTTAAGGTTGATGAGTTTGACGAAGCTGTGAATCAAATGGCACTTACGCATGGTCCTGTAGATGCATTAAAACATTTTAATGTTCGTTTTTTCAGTCAAAATGTTGAAGACATCCACTTACATTCAAACTTATCCAGTGAGTTGGAGCAAAACGGAGATTTTGAACTACTGAGCATTTTAGGTGCTGTGGCAGTTTTAATCTTATTGATAGCCTGCTTTAACTTCATTAATCTTTCCACTGCTAGATCTATGTGGCGAGCTAAAGAGGTGGGCGTAAAGAAAGTGCTGGGTATTCATAGAAGCTCACTCGTCAAGCAATTTTTAGGAGAGTCGCTTCTTATAACATTTTTATCACTCATTTTAGCAGTGTTTCTCATAGCTACCATTTTGCCCTTCTTCAATGATTTTACGGGTAAATCCATTGGGTTGATTGATCTGTTTTTATCTCTCCCTGCTTTGGTTGTTATTGTGCTAACAGTTGGAATTGTTGCAGGATCTTTTCCAGCCTTTATTCTATCTTCTTTCGAGCCAATCAAAATATTGAAAGGGCAATCTGCGCAAGGCGATTCTAAATTGGCAGGTGGTTTTAGACAAGTGTTGGTAGTGTTGCAATTTGCCATTGCTATTGTGTTAATAGCAGGCGCAACAATAATCTATCAGCAGCTAAATTATATCCAATCAAAAGATTTGGGAGCCGACATAGAAGGTGTGGTTGCTTTGCAATTGAAAAATAGTGCAACCAGAGAAAATAGAGAACCCATGCAAAATGCGTTGCGTCAATTGCCAACGGTTACATCAGTTAGCTCCACCAGCGATTTACCTTTCGAATCTTTAAACTCTTGGAGAACTAAACCTAAAGGGGCCGACATTGACCCTGAATTAATCAATCTAATGGCCATTGATGATGAATTTATCAAATCACTCGATATTAAAATTGCTGAAGGTAAAGTATCAGAGTTAGATGAAAAAGAGGTAGTGGTTAATGAGGCATTTGTGAGGCATTATATGTTGACAAACCCCATTGGTGCTGAGATTGAAATTGGCCATTTGGAAGAACCTTTGCGAGTTGTAGCTGTGGTAAAAGACTTTCATTTTGAATCGTTGCACACAGCTGTGAGGCCATTAATGTTGTACAAACACCCAAGTTGGTATAATAAGCTGGCAGTAAGAGTTGCCACTAAAGATTTAGACCAAACATTAGCAGTTATAGAAACTCAGTGGAAGAAAGTTAATGCCGATGAAGAGTTCGACTATTTCTTTTTGGAAGATCGATTTGATCGTTTGTATTCTTCTGAACAGAAAACAGCTAAAATGGTGGCTTACTTCTCAGGTTTTTCGATTTTTATCGCATGCCTTGGTTTGTATGGGTTGGCAGCTTTTTTAGCGGAAACCAAGCTTAAAGAAATTAGTATTAGAAAAGTACTTGGAGCATCTGTTAATGAGCTGGTTTCAATACAGTTTAAGATATTTCTAAAACTGGTAATACTTGCAGCAGTACTAGGTTTACCTGCGGCTTATCTATTAATGGATGGTTGGTTAAGTGGCTTTGCCTATAGAGTGCAAATTCAAACCTGGGTGCTAATTTTGGCAGTGGCTGTAATACTTATTTTTACAGTTCTAAGTGTTGGCTATAGTTCGTTAAAAGCAGCATTGACCAATCCTAGCGATAATTTAAGAATTGATTCATAATAAATTCAGAATCTATGGTGGTAACTCCGCTTGTTAGAGTATATTCGTTGTTTATTTCTAAGTTGGAATTGCACTTTTTACCTAACAAGCGTTTGTTATGCACACTACAAAAATTACAGGAACAGGTTCTTACATACCTCAAATAACAAAGACAAACAGAGATTTTACGTGTAACGATTTTTACCTACATAATCAGGAAAAAATTGATAAAGACCCATTGGAGGTTATTGAAAAGTTTCAGCAGATTACGGGAATTGAAGAGCGAAGATATGCCAATGAAGACATGAACGCCTCGTGCATTGGGGCCATCGCTGCCAAAGCAGCTATCGCTGAATCAGGCATAGATCCGGAATCGATAGATCAGATTATCGTAGCTCATAATTTTGGTGATGTAAATAAGCATTCTAATCAGACAGATGCTATGCCTTCGCTGGCATCCAGAGTAAAACACGAGCTTGGCATTAAAAACCCCAAATGCATTCCTTATGATATTTTATTTGGTTGCCCTGGTTGGGTGCAAGGCGTAATACAAGCGGATACTTATATAAAAGCAGGCGTAGCAAAGAAATGCCTTGTTATAGGCACCGAAACTTTATCGAGGGTGCTCGATCCTTATGATAGAGATAGCATGATATTTTCAGATGGAGCAGGAGCCTGCATTGTTGAGAAGGTGGAGCAGGATGGGTCAGGAATTTTATCGCACAGTACTCTGGCACATTGCGAGGAAGAAGTGGATTATTTGTACATGGGCAAATCAAATTTCCCAGAATCAGACCCGCGTGTACGTTATATAAAAATGTTGGGCAGAAAGGTGTATGAATATGCCATTACTCATGTACCTGCCGCTATGAAGCATTGTTTAGATGAGGCCGGAGTGGGAATTGAAGAAGTAAAGAAAGTGTTTATCCATCAAGCTAATGAAAAGCTGGATGAGGGTATCATTAAACGTTTTTATAGGCTCTTTGGTCAGCGCGATTTACCCGAAGGCATCATGCCAATGAGTATTCATAAATTGGGTAATAGCTCTGTGGCTACTGTACCTACTTTACTGGATTTGGTGAGAAAAGGTGAAATGGAAGGTCATCAGTTGAGTAAAGGAGATGTGATCATTCTTGCTTCTGTTGGGGCTGGGATGAATATAAATGCAGTGTGCTATAAGGTCTAAATTTTAAGGTACGTTTATAGTAATTCGTTTGTCAGGATATATTATTTCCTGCCCATGTGCTTTGGCCGGTACCCAGTCCGGCCCATTGAGTATTAGTTTTTTACCAGCACTAATAAGTTTGCTGTCATCCGTACCCAATACGCGTACATTGTACGGTCGGTAATTATCATCCACATTAAACAGAAGTTCTATGCTCGTATCATAGCCTTTGGTTTCTTCTTCCTCAAAAAAGTTGTTCACGTAATTATTAAAGAATGTATCACCTTTTAACGGGTGAGGTATGAATGTGGAAATATCATATGTGTAGGTTGAGCCGTCCTCAGAATAGCTTATTCCTTCTTTCAAGTACCCATTTACATAATACTCTTTATAGTGCAATTTGCCCGATTCATGATTGCCATAGCTAATACTATCTAACAATCCATCTTTATACTTTTCATAGTATTTTGTAATTCCATTCTCATGCCATTCTCTCAAATGTCCATTGCCTTCATTCACTCGCTGAATACCGAACTCGTCCCATGCATTTAAAAGATAAGCTCTATCATTAAACCTCATTTCCCTTGCCATTTTTCCGTTAGGGTGAAAATACTCCCACTTACCTATGTTGTAATTGTCTTTCATCCTGCCAGCAGCTTCGTACGTATTTTCTTTGCTGTAAAAGAGAAAAATGCCTTCTCTTGCGTCTTTTTTATACATGCCTTTCATTTGAATTTCACCTGAAATATAATAGTCATACACCCAGCCATCCCAACGACCCAGACTGTCTTGTATTCCTACTCGGTAATAGTCGGCATTTATTACAGAACTAGGCTTCCAGTTTTCATCGTAATAGACGGTTACAGGTTCTTTTTCATTGCCTGAGGGTTGGTCTTCTTTTGGTTCTTTGCCTTCTAACCTCAATGGATGATTGAACTTTCCGGCATTTCTTAAATTTTGCCTTACAATTCCAATGCTGTCATGATAGATGTAAGACTCACGTTCAATACCTGTGATAAAATATCTTATTTCATTTTTTCTAAATGATTGTAATCTTCTAATTAAATCAATATCCTCTTCAATGGATGGTGGCATGTTTTGAAGGGAATCGAAATGATAAACTAGACTATCCCATTTAGTGTCTAACTTTTTTAGGCTTTCAGCAAACTTATAGTCGTCAGAAAAAGATTCATTGTACGTGTCTACTGTTTTATCATCGATGTTAATAAAATGCTGAAAAGCTTTAAAATATTTTACCTGGTAATCAGGCAAGTTGGGGATTATTAGAAACACAAGAAATGATGCTGCAAAGGTGATACCTGCAATTTTTGGAAAATGTATTTCGTGAAGTACTAAAAATAGTACACCTAAGACAATGCCTGAAATGGCACCGCCTATGTGAGCCGCATTATCGAAAAATAATTTAGAGCCAATAAAAGTGATCACTATCAGGTAGATTATAAAGCTAACTATTGATGTTCTGATGAGTTTTTTATCTTGCCAGTTAGATTTTAATGAAAGGATCAGTTCAAAACCATATAATCCAAAAATGGCTCCGCTGGCACCCATGCTAAACACAAACAAATTATAGTACGAACTGGCAGAGCTGGCCAGAATTCCGCAGGTGAGATAAACAATACTAAATAATAGACTACCAACTTGAAGCTCAACGTTTCTACCAATAGAATACAATGCAAACAGGTTAAACCCTAAATGAAAGATATTGTAGTGAATAAATGTTGACGAGAATAATCGCCAATATTGGCCATCTAAGGTGAATGGAGTAAAATTAACACCCCAATTGAGTGCAGAAATTGGGTCGTTGAGGTCAATATTTTTCCAGAGTTGAACTAAGAAAATTGATACATTCAAAAATATCAATACATAGGTGGCCAGAGGAAAATGTTTGCCTGTTTTCATCCACTTAAACTTACAAATTCGTTACAATAATTGACTAATCATATATTTGCGGATTATATAGTTAGAAATGGGCGTAGAGATGAATAAAATTTTACTATCGGTACTTTTAATATTTTGTGGAACTTCAGTTTTTTCACAAGATACTTTGCTAACTATTTTAGAAGAAGAGTTAGAGCGCGAGTTTAAAGTATTATCAAAAGCAGAGGTACCTGTTTACTACATGGATTACCGCGTAGAGGATGAAACTGCATTAACCATTACAAGTAGTTTTGGCAGTTTGATGGATGAGTCTAATGCAAGAATGAGGGTATTACAACCAACTTTAAGAGTTGGAAATTATAAATTAGATAATACCAGAGAGTTAGCTAACTATTATGGTGGAGGCTATTTTGGCGCAAATCAGGCACAGTACCTGCCAATCAACAATAATTCAAAAGCAATAAAGCAAGTTCTTTGGAGAGTGACCGACTTCGCATATAACAATGCAAAAGAGCGCTTTCAGGAAGTAAAGAACTCAGATATAAAGAATGAAATTGATGACTTCAGTAAAGAGAAGCCAACTAAATATTATGAACCTCCTGCCTTAGGCAGCCTAGACGAATCTTATTGGAAAAATACAGCTAAGAAACTGTCAGCACAATTTTTAGGAGATTCAAAAATAATTTCAGGTACAGTTACCATTAGCGGGTCATTTTCCCGAAAATATTTTGTTTCCTCCGAAGGCGCCTCAGTAGTTCAAAATTTCAATTTCATTCAAGTTTTTGTTAGCGGAGAAGTAGTGAATGAAGATGGTGAAATTGCTTCATTGTATAATTCTTATACAGCTTCGAACGAAAAAGGATTACCATCTTTTGATACTTTGATGGCAGAAACAAAAAGTCTCGTAGAAAACCTGCAAAAATTAAAAGAGGCACCATTTGCAGAACCATATACAGGGCCAGCTATTTTGCATCCGAGAGTATCTGCCGTATTCTTTCACGAAATATTCGGGCACAGAATTGAAGGACACCGCTTAAAAAGTGAGCAAGACGGTCAGACATTTAAAGAAAAAGTAGGCTCACAAATTCTACCTGATTTTATAAGTATTTATTCAGACCCAACGCTTAAAAACGTGGAAGGGATAGAACTGTCGGGTAACTATAAAGTAGATGATCAGGGCATTGAATCGCGGAGGGTGGAGATTGTTAAAAATGGGAAATTACAGAACTTTTTAATGTCACGTTCGCCCATTGAACAATTCTCGAATTCTAACGGGCATGGCAGGTCACAAATTGGAGCAGACCCGGTAGCAAGGCAATCGAATTTAATAATTGAAACAACCAGTAACATATCAGATGACAAGCTTAGAAAGCAACTGATAGAAGAGTGCAAAAAACAAAATAAACCTTATGGGTATTACTTTGAAGACGTAACGGGCGGGTTTACACAAACATCTCGTTACGCTACCAACGCATTTAACATTATGCCTACATTGGTATATCGCGTTTATGCCGATGGCCGACCTGATGAGTTGGTAAAAGGGGTAGATTTAATAGGCACACCACTGGCCATGTTTGCCGAGATTATGCAAGCAGGAAAATCCATTGATGTATTTAATGGCATATGTGGTGCTGAATCAGGCAATATACCTGTAAGTGCAGTGGCTCCTGCTATATTGGTTCGAAGAATTGAAACACAGAAGAAGCCAATTGTTGATATAAAGGCCGAGGAGCCAATTCTTGCCAGCCCATTATTAAATAAGAAGAACTGAAAAATAGGACAATGAAATATTTCATTTTAATCGTACTTACAAGCATCACAGTATCTTCATATTCTCAGCAGGTTGACAGTCTAAAACTTGCCATGCAAGATGAGTTGGCAAGAAGTATCAAAGAACTCGACCACAAGGAATATGGTGCTCCATTTTACATTGCCTATGATGTGAATGACTATACCAATACCATTGTTAGTGCTTCTTTTGGAGGATTGATTAATTCGAACCAATTCAAGCAGAGGAATATTAACGCGAGAGTTTTGGTAGGCGATTATGAATTTAATGATGAAAGTTTTTCTGCCGATAACGTAGAGCCGCATTATTCAGCTGATGATATGTTATTGCCTGTGGATAATGATTATCATGGAATAAGAAGATCGCTATGGTCTGTAACAGATAAAATTTTTAAAACGGCAGGCGAAGTATTTGTAGCTCATAAACAAGACTTAAAGGATAAGAAAAAGAAAATTAGTGAGGTGCCTCATTTAAAATTTGGTAAACAAGAGGCCGTTAAGATTACCACCAAATCAGATCGAATAACCATAGAAAAATCGGAGCTCGAATCTCAGATTTTATCCATTTCACGCGAGTTTCTCAAATACCCCGAAATAAGTGTTTCTAGCGTTGTACTTAATCTGTATGAAGGGAAAAACTATTTTATAAATACCGAGGGCACAGATGTTTATGAAGAACAGACCATTGTTACTTTAGTTATGTCATGCGCCTATCAAAATGAAGAAGGTGAATATTTTTATGATCAGAAAAAATACTTGTCTAAATCTCCTAAGCAATTATTTACCGA
This genomic window contains:
- a CDS encoding ABC transporter permease; translated protein: MFFKIALRNLIKRKVYASINIAGLAIGLAACLTIYLYVKDELSYDKFYSDSDRIYRVVREFGQGGDKSYHAANNYQLGVLMKENLSQIKELTQFSQRIEVKVENEEKIYRAKNAHFADNQFFDLFGVEFIHGDRKGALDGANKIVLTEESSSKIFGDQDPTGKLIKVNDLEYQVTGVVRDFPEKAHFHFNYLLSMETSRQVYSESMFEHWGNIWVYNYVKLNEGVKVDEFDEAVNQMALTHGPVDALKHFNVRFFSQNVEDIHLHSNLSSELEQNGDFELLSILGAVAVLILLIACFNFINLSTARSMWRAKEVGVKKVLGIHRSSLVKQFLGESLLITFLSLILAVFLIATILPFFNDFTGKSIGLIDLFLSLPALVVIVLTVGIVAGSFPAFILSSFEPIKILKGQSAQGDSKLAGGFRQVLVVLQFAIAIVLIAGATIIYQQLNYIQSKDLGADIEGVVALQLKNSATRENREPMQNALRQLPTVTSVSSTSDLPFESLNSWRTKPKGADIDPELINLMAIDDEFIKSLDIKIAEGKVSELDEKEVVVNEAFVRHYMLTNPIGAEIEIGHLEEPLRVVAVVKDFHFESLHTAVRPLMLYKHPSWYNKLAVRVATKDLDQTLAVIETQWKKVNADEEFDYFFLEDRFDRLYSSEQKTAKMVAYFSGFSIFIACLGLYGLAAFLAETKLKEISIRKVLGASVNELVSIQFKIFLKLVILAAVLGLPAAYLLMDGWLSGFAYRVQIQTWVLILAVAVILIFTVLSVGYSSLKAALTNPSDNLRIDS
- a CDS encoding 3-oxoacyl-ACP synthase III family protein, with product MHTTKITGTGSYIPQITKTNRDFTCNDFYLHNQEKIDKDPLEVIEKFQQITGIEERRYANEDMNASCIGAIAAKAAIAESGIDPESIDQIIVAHNFGDVNKHSNQTDAMPSLASRVKHELGIKNPKCIPYDILFGCPGWVQGVIQADTYIKAGVAKKCLVIGTETLSRVLDPYDRDSMIFSDGAGACIVEKVEQDGSGILSHSTLAHCEEEVDYLYMGKSNFPESDPRVRYIKMLGRKVYEYAITHVPAAMKHCLDEAGVGIEEVKKVFIHQANEKLDEGIIKRFYRLFGQRDLPEGIMPMSIHKLGNSSVATVPTLLDLVRKGEMEGHQLSKGDVIILASVGAGMNINAVCYKV
- a CDS encoding rhomboid family intramembrane serine protease; its protein translation is MKTGKHFPLATYVLIFLNVSIFLVQLWKNIDLNDPISALNWGVNFTPFTLDGQYWRLFSSTFIHYNIFHLGFNLFALYSIGRNVELQVGSLLFSIVYLTCGILASSASSYYNLFVFSMGASGAIFGLYGFELILSLKSNWQDKKLIRTSIVSFIIYLIVITFIGSKLFFDNAAHIGGAISGIVLGVLFLVLHEIHFPKIAGITFAASFLVFLIIPNLPDYQVKYFKAFQHFINIDDKTVDTYNESFSDDYKFAESLKKLDTKWDSLVYHFDSLQNMPPSIEEDIDLIRRLQSFRKNEIRYFITGIERESYIYHDSIGIVRQNLRNAGKFNHPLRLEGKEPKEDQPSGNEKEPVTVYYDENWKPSSVINADYYRVGIQDSLGRWDGWVYDYYISGEIQMKGMYKKDAREGIFLFYSKENTYEAAGRMKDNYNIGKWEYFHPNGKMAREMRFNDRAYLLNAWDEFGIQRVNEGNGHLREWHENGITKYYEKYKDGLLDSISYGNHESGKLHYKEYYVNGYLKEGISYSEDGSTYTYDISTFIPHPLKGDTFFNNYVNNFFEEEETKGYDTSIELLFNVDDNYRPYNVRVLGTDDSKLISAGKKLILNGPDWVPAKAHGQEIIYPDKRITINVP
- a CDS encoding TldD/PmbA family protein, with translation MNKILLSVLLIFCGTSVFSQDTLLTILEEELEREFKVLSKAEVPVYYMDYRVEDETALTITSSFGSLMDESNARMRVLQPTLRVGNYKLDNTRELANYYGGGYFGANQAQYLPINNNSKAIKQVLWRVTDFAYNNAKERFQEVKNSDIKNEIDDFSKEKPTKYYEPPALGSLDESYWKNTAKKLSAQFLGDSKIISGTVTISGSFSRKYFVSSEGASVVQNFNFIQVFVSGEVVNEDGEIASLYNSYTASNEKGLPSFDTLMAETKSLVENLQKLKEAPFAEPYTGPAILHPRVSAVFFHEIFGHRIEGHRLKSEQDGQTFKEKVGSQILPDFISIYSDPTLKNVEGIELSGNYKVDDQGIESRRVEIVKNGKLQNFLMSRSPIEQFSNSNGHGRSQIGADPVARQSNLIIETTSNISDDKLRKQLIEECKKQNKPYGYYFEDVTGGFTQTSRYATNAFNIMPTLVYRVYADGRPDELVKGVDLIGTPLAMFAEIMQAGKSIDVFNGICGAESGNIPVSAVAPAILVRRIETQKKPIVDIKAEEPILASPLLNKKN